One window of the Aptenodytes patagonicus chromosome 5, bAptPat1.pri.cur, whole genome shotgun sequence genome contains the following:
- the RPS8 gene encoding small ribosomal subunit protein eS8, with protein MGISRDNWHKRRKTGGKRKPYHKKRKYELGRPPANTKIGPRRIHTVRVRGGNKKYRALRLDVGNFSWGSECCTRKTRIIDVVYNASNNELVRTKTLVKNCIVLIDSTPYRQWYEAHYALPLGRKKGAKLTPEEEEILNKKRSKKIQKKYDERKKNAKIASILEEQFQQGKLLACIASRPGQCGRADGYVLEGKELEFYLRKIKARKGK; from the exons ATGG GTATCTCCAGGGACAACTGGCATAAGCGTCGCAAGACTGGGGGCAAGAGGAAGCCCTACCACAAGAAGAGGAAGTATGAGTTGGGGCGACCTCCTGCCAACACTAAG ATTGGCCCACGCCGAATTCATACAGTGAGGGTTCGTGGCGGAAATAAGAAGTACCGTGCCCTTCGGTTGGATGTTGGCAACTTCTCCTGGGGATCGGAAT GCTGCACTCGCAAGACCAGAATCATCGATGTTGTCTACAATGCTTCCAACAATGAACTGGTGCGGACAAAGACCCTGGTGAAGAATTGCATCGTTCTCATTGACAGCACCCCGTACCGGCAGTGGTATGAAGCCCACTATGCCTTGCCCCTTGGACGCAAGAAGGGCGCCAAACTG ACTCCTGAAGAGGAGGAAATCTTGAACAAGAAGCGTTCAAAGAAGATCCAGAAAAAATACGACGAGCGAAAGAAGAATGCCAAGATAGCAAGTATTCTTGAGGAGCAGTTCCAGCAAGGAAAGCTACTTG CCTGCATTGCCTCCAGACCTGGACAGTGTGGCCGAGCCGATGGCTACGTGTTGGAAGGCAAGGAATTGGAGTTCTACTTGAGGAAGATCAAGGCCAGAAAAGGCAAATGA